The stretch of DNA GATAATAAAGGCATTCTCTTATCTTCCCAGCCTTTTTTTCTATGTCTATATTGCACGACCTTATAGGAAACATTTTTCTTATCACGTCAATAGTTTCCCTTACTGCATATGCGCTGGAATACGGTCCATAATATTTAGATCCATCTTTCACCACTTTTCTTGTAAACATGATCCTGGGATATTTTTCGCTGGTAATCCTTATATACGGATAGTTTTTATCGTCTCTCAAAAGGATATTGTATTTAGGCCTGTTCTCTTTTATCAAATTACATTCCAGTATCAGCGCTTCTAACTCTGAGTCGGTTATTATATATTCAAAATCAGCAATATTGTTTACCATTGCCCGCACCTTTGGAGGATGGTTTTTAGAATTCTGGAAATACTGCCTCACCCTGTTTTTTAGCGAAACAGCCTTTCCTACATATATGATTTCATTTTTGTCATTCTTCATGATATAAACGCCTGGCTCGTCAGGCAACAACTTTAACTTTTGCTGCAAATCTACCATAGCATCACCTCCTGAGATATGCCGATATCACATCTCTCGCAATGGGGGCAGCGGCAATACCTCCAGCCCCACCATGTTCCACTATTACTGCCACAACTATTTGTGGATTTTCTGCAGGGGCAAAGCCAACAAACCACGCGTCATCCTCTTTCTTCCCTGTCTGGGCTGTTCCCGTTTTGCCAGCTACCTGTATACCGTTTATACCTGCTGCGGTTCCCGTACCGCTGTTCACCACAGATATCATCATATCCTTTATAACAGCTGCAATATCCGGCGTCACCGGCGTCAAATAGACCTGTGGCGATGTCCTTTGGACCACCCGGCCATCGGAGGTTATCACCTCCGATACCAGATACGGCTGCATCATAACACCATTATTTGCTATTGCCGATGTGATCATAGCCATTTGAAGTGGGGTTACCTGAACCTCTCCCTGCCCTATTGACCTCTCGGCCAATTCCACATTATCCGAAAAAAGCTTAAAAGGAGGAAAAGTACTCCTGGTTACGGGCAAATCAAAATTCACATCCCGGTTAAAGCCAAAAGCCTCCGCCATCTTCATCATATTGCTTTTGCCTACATCCAGTCCTATCTTTACGAACGTAGTATTACACGAAACGGTGAAAGCCTGCTTAATATTGAGGTTGCCATGAGCTTCGCCCTGATAATCGGATATTTTGTTGCCATTCACCACCACATAGCCTTTGCAAGTGTAAATTTTATCCTTTATGTCTGTCACATACTTTAGTGCAGCACTGGCCGTCACAATTTTAAAAGTAGAACCCGGTGCATACAGGCCATTTAATGCCCTGTTCAGCAAAGGACTATTTGGATCGCTATTTAATTGTTTCCAGTCTTGATCTATGGTGTTGGGATCAAAGGTGGGCTTTGAAACCAGTGCCAGGATAGCCCCTGTCTTCGGATCCATGGCTACTACTGCCCCTCTGTTATTTCCCAGGGAATTATAGGCGATTTTTTGAAGATCAGCGTCCAGTGTCAGCTTCAAATTATCCCCGATTTTG from Caldanaerobius fijiensis DSM 17918 encodes:
- a CDS encoding peptidoglycan D,D-transpeptidase FtsI family protein translates to MMLNTNKNIKVVFGILSIMFLSLIAYLSYFEVSYAPRLLSNPYNTRALIEERKVKKGSIFDRNGKVLAYSVKGNDDYWNVVYPDGRIFSPVVGYRSLRYGNMGLEAYYNRVLLGLGSNRPIDVLRSEILGRSKIGDNLKLTLDADLQKIAYNSLGNNRGAVVAMDPKTGAILALVSKPTFDPNTIDQDWKQLNSDPNSPLLNRALNGLYAPGSTFKIVTASAALKYVTDIKDKIYTCKGYVVVNGNKISDYQGEAHGNLNIKQAFTVSCNTTFVKIGLDVGKSNMMKMAEAFGFNRDVNFDLPVTRSTFPPFKLFSDNVELAERSIGQGEVQVTPLQMAMITSAIANNGVMMQPYLVSEVITSDGRVVQRTSPQVYLTPVTPDIAAVIKDMMISVVNSGTGTAAGINGIQVAGKTGTAQTGKKEDDAWFVGFAPAENPQIVVAVIVEHGGAGGIAAAPIARDVISAYLRR